AAAGGCACTAAACTCTCCAGGTCGGTATTTTTTAAAGTAGTATTGCGGTAGGTGTTTTTGGCTACCATATACGACTGCGACTGTGAGCTTACCAAATTAGGTAATACTTTTTGCACGTCATCGGTCAGAAAACCGTATTGCTGACCGACTGGTAAGTTAAGCCTATTAAAACGGCGGGTATCGTACTCGTACGCTTTAGGCTCTAACTTTTGCACATAACTTAAAGCATTTTCCAAGGGCGTGATATTCTTTTTTAATTCTTGTTCCGGAATTTGCTGGCCAAAACTTAACGAAGCACTACTGAAAAATACAATTACGGCTGCGGCTATTTTATATTTTAAGATATTCATTTTATTTGAAATTTAGGGGTTAAACATTTATTGTTATTAATTAACACAAAAGTAATTTCTGTAAATTAAAAGTAAATTAAAGACACATTAAAATTAGATTAAAATTTAACAATTTTATAGGTTATTAAGGTATATACTGGCTTATTATTAAAATTGATGCAATTTACATCCTTTTTAGAACTTTTAAATTTGTAATTTTTTAAAAATTTGATTTTCTGATTTAAAAAGTTCCGGTAAAAGTTAGACAGGTTTTATTTAAAATGGTGGATTGCCCAATCTCATTAATAAGTTGGTTTGCAAGTTGTTTTCACGAAAAGATGTGTACTTGGAAATATTATATTTATATCGTTTTGTGAAAACCGGTTGAAATTAAAAGTGGTTAAGTTGAAAATAGCATGAAAAATAAGATAAGCCATTAAAAACAAAAGCCTCATTTTATTAAAATGAGGCTTTTAAGAATTTAGAGGTTAAAATATTTTACCTCAGGAAAGGTATAGCTTCTACGTTTCCCTGGCTCAAAGCCATATCTAATGCCGTCAGGCCCCGGCTGTCGCGGATAGATAAGTCAGCTCCGGCTTCTACCAAAATCTTCACGATTTTATTTCGCCCGAACATGGTGGCAAACATTAAGGCCGTGCCACCGCTGCCATTCTGTAAATTTAAATCGGCTCCATTAGCAATCAGTAATTGGGCTATTTCGGGATAACCTTTAAAACTAACGCCCATTAAGGCGGTGTTGCCGGCTAAATCCTGGTGGTTTACGTTTGCGCCCCGTTCAATTAAGTATTTGGCGGCTTCCAGGTGTTCGTCGTAGGTAGCTAAAATCAGGGGGGTAAAACCGCGGCCATTCTGCACATCAATATCGGCTACCTGGCTCAACAACTCCTGAATCAGGGCAACATCGCCTTTACGGACGGCATCAAAAAGCAAATCAGAAGGTTCGGAAGAATAAAAAGACATATCTAAAATTTAAAATTTTTAAAAATAATTGCTTAGCTCCAAATTGCGTAATGGCGCGAACTAGCATATAAAGCTCAAAAATAAGAAATTGAACCGAAGATTATAGCAGCTACCATTTGCAGCAACCAACCGGAAAGCAACTTGCAGGCGGTTTATGTTAGATAAAGTACGGCCATACTACCAAAATGGCTCAACAAGGTTGGGAATTAATTTGGCTTACCGGTAAGATATACATTCAGAGTAGAGAATCTTAAATGCCGGTGTTGCCGTGATTATCGGGGTAACGAGGGTGAAAAATAATGATAACGAAAGAAAAATTCGGAAGTACGTTTTAGCTACAGCTTAATGGATTAAGGAACTTGCATTTTTAAATTTTTATCAAAGTTGACGGGGTTTGAAGGTGTAAAATTTGAAATTTTTAAAAAACAAAGCTACTTCTTATTTTTTAGTTAAATAAAGGCAATATTGGTTTGTTTCAGCGGCTTTAAAAATGATGGGTTATGCAATAATTTTTTAAAGGTTTGTTAAAAAATGCCTGTTTTATTTATCATGTTTGTGTAGTATTACTATTTCTGCTGGCACTACAGCTTATTTGTTACCTGCATGTTTACAAAAAGTAGTATTCGTATTTTTATTACCGCTGCCGTTTTATTTATTTCAGTTAAAGCTAATTGCCAGGATAAAGTTCTTTCCTTACCCGAGGCCCTGCAAACCAGTTTGGCCAATTACGGGACCATTAAAGCCAAAACCAATTACGTTCTGGCCGCCGAAGCCGCAGTAAAACAAAGCCAAAAAGAATATTTGCCGGATTTCAGCATTTCGGGGCAGCACGATTACGGCACAATTAACGGACAAAACGGAGCTTTCTATGGCTTCCGGGGTTTAAATTCTTCTTCTTCGGGCCCACCCATGGAAAACCAAAACTGGAACGCGGCTTTTGGTTCTTTGTATCTGGCAAACGTGAGCTGGGATTTTTTCTCTTTTGGTAAGGCGCGCGAAAGGATTGAACTAGCTAAAGCATCCCGGTCGCAGGACGAAGCGGATTTAACCCAGGAACAATTTCAGCACCAAGTACGGGTTGCGGCCGCTTATTTAAATTTGCAAGCCGCCCAACGGCTTACCCAATCGCAGGAACGCAACCTGGAACGGGCTTTGGCTTTGAAGCGGGTAGTAGTTGCCCGGGCGAAAAACGGTTTAAACCCCGGGGTTGATTCGTCGCTGGCCAACGCCGAAGTGTCCAGCGCCAAAATAGCTTTAACCCGTAGCCGCGATACCGAACAAGAACAAAGCAACCAACTCGCCCAGTTATTAGGAATATTGCCCCAAGGTTTTCGCCTGGATAGTACCTTTATCACTAAAGTACCGGTAGTTTTTGCGGCTACTACCAACTCGCCAACAGAAGGCCACCCGGTTTTAACTTTTTACCGGCAGCGGGTAAAAGTAAGCCAGGAAAGGGAAAAGTATTTTCGCACCTTACAATATCCTACATTTTCGTTTTTCAGTGTGCTGCAGGGGAGGGGCTCCGGTTTTGGGTACGATTACAACGAATTAAATACCCAGGCTTACACTAAAAGCTACCGCGAAGGCATAGTACCCACCCGCGGCAATTATTTGGTGGGCGTGGGCCTGGTCTGGAATTTAACCAGTTCGTTGCGCATACACCAGCAGGTACAAGCCCAGGAATATACCACCCGGGGTTTAAATGCCGAATATGAACTAGCGAACCAGCGGCTGCAAGCGCAAAAAAACCTGGCCGAAAACAAAGTGCAGAACGCCCTGAGCAATTACCGCGAAGCGCCTATCCAGATCCAGGCAGCCTCGAACGCCTATCTGCAAAAGAATGTACTATACAGCAACGGCCTGGCCACCATCGTGGATATCACCCAAGCTCTATACACCTTAAATCGGGCCGAAATTGACCGCGATATCGCCAATACCAATGTCTGGCAAGCCTTACTGCTCCAAGCCGCCGCCGCCGGTGACCTGAGTATTTTTACAAATGAATTTTAGAAAATAGACACCCATGCTCCTCCTAAGCTTAGAAGGAGAGTTTTCATATTATTGCTATCTACTTAACCATGGTAATTAAAATGTTTATGAAGGAATTAGGTGTATCACTCTCAAAGGATAATTAAGTGATGTGACACAAAGAAGAGGCTTACACACTATGTAACGATGTTGCTACATAGCCAAATAGTTTCGGAATGAATGACAAAGATTTTTAAAGTTTATAAAAATCAAATTTTTAAATTTTTAAGCTAGCTATGCAACAAGTAGCCTTATCCAAGTGCAAAGATTGACGCTAAACTGTTTGAGCGGCAGCGATTTTTTAGCGTCTTGACTTTTTTGGTTCTTTTTGTGTCAAGACAAAAAGAACAGAACCTGAGCAATGAAGTAACTTCACTAAGAAACTAATGCTAGGACTGTAGCTATGCGAACGAGAACTTTTTTTGAATTAACAACTTGCACTGTTCTATAAGTCACGGAAGTAACTTCCGCGCCATAATAGAGAAGCAAGGCATGAAAGTAAATGCGCGCTAAAATGCGCGATCAAAATTTTAATTTCACTAATTATCCACGATGGATTTAATCAGGAGTGCGCTACGAAAACCCATTACCATTATGGTAATTGTGGCGGGAGTGTTTTTCTTTGGGATCAATGCCATTCGTAACATCAAAATAGATATTTTTCCGGACCTTAAACTGCCTGTAATTTACATTTCGCACCCGTACGGCGGCTACACCCCGTCCCAAATGGAAGCCTACTTCGGGAAACAATACGTAAACCTGATGTTGTACGTGGCAGGGGTAAAAAGCATAGAAACCCGCAACATTCAAGGGCTTACCCTCATGAAATTAACTTTTTACGAGGGCACCAACATGGCCCAGGCCGCCGCCGAGGTAACCGCCTTTACCAACCGGGGGCAAGTGCTCTTCCCGCCGGGGTCGCAGCCGCCGTTTATCATGCGCTTTGATGCTACTACTTTGCCGGTGGGGCAATTGGTTTTAAGTAGCGCCATCCGCTCCAACAACGAATTGCAGGATATGGCCAATACCTATTTGCGATCGTCGTTTACCTCTATTCCGGGTTTGGTGTCACCGCCACCGTTCGGGGGAAATGTGCGCACTATTGTGATAAAAGTTAATCCGGAATTATTGCGATCGCATAATCTAACGCCCGACCAGGTAGTTTTGGCGATGCGGGAATACAACCAAAACTCGCCCGCGGGTAACGTGCGCATCGGGGACTATAATTATTTAACGCCCGCTAATACCTCTATTAAACGGGTGCAGGATTTTGAAAATATACCTTTGTATAAAGGCGCCATTCATAACGTGTATTTGCGCGACGTTGCCACCGTGGAAGATGCCGCTGACGTAACTACCAGTTATGCCTTAGTAAACGGGAAGAGGTCGGTTTATCTGGCAATTACTAAATCTGCGGATGCTTCGACCTGGGAGGTAGTTAAAAATTTAAAAAAAGCGCTGCCCCGCTTCCAAAGCCAATTACCGCCCGACGTGAAATTATCGTATGAGTTCGACCAGTCAGTTTACGTGATTAACTCCGTGAAAAGTTTGATATCCGAAGGAGTAATCGGGGCGATTCTTACCGGTTTAATGGTATTGTTTTTCCTCGGCGACAAACGGGGAGCGCTCATTGTGATATTAACTATCCCTACTTCCATCATCGCCGGGGTTTTATTCCTATATCTTTTCGGTCAAACCATCAACATTATGACCTTAAGTGGTTTGTCGCTGGCGATTGGTATATTGGTTGACGAATCCACGGTAACCATCGAAAACATTCACCAGCACCTAGATATGGGTAAACCCAAAGCTTTGGCTATCTGGGATGCTTGTCAGGAAATTGCTTTTCCCAAGCTGTTAATCCTGTTTTGTATTCTGGCGGTGTTTGCCCCGGCTTTAACCATGAAGGGCATTCCGGGAGCTTTATTTTTGCCGCTGGCTTTAGCCATTGGGTTTTCCATGATTACATCGTATTTGCTGGCGCAAACTTTTGTACCCATTATGGCAAACTGGCTCATGCAGGATCATCATAAAACCAACCACGCTTTGCCGCCATCCCATACCAACCACGACCTGGAAGATACCTGGGATCAAAAGAAAATATTACTGGAAGGCAGTAAAGATGGGAAAGTAACGCGTTTTGATAAATTCCGGTTGCGTTTTCTGCGATGGATCGAAGTTATGCTGCCGCGCCGAAAAGTAATAGTGTTGGGCTACGTGGTGTTGGCGCTGGGCATTTCGGCGGTATTACTCACTACCATTGGCCGCGATGTGTTACCCAAAGTAAACAGCGGCCAGTTTCAGGTGCGTTTGCGGGCTCCCGATGGAACCCGTATCGAGCGTACTGAAGCTAAACTGGTAAAAACTTTAAAAGTGCTCGAAAACATGGTGGGTAAAGAAAATATTGAAATTTCTTCCGCCTTTATCGGGCAGCATCCGGGTCAGTATTCTACGGCGCCTATTTATTTGTTCATGAGCGGCCCCCAGGAAGCCGTGTTGCAGGTAAATTTAAGCGAAGATTACCACGTGAATATGGACGAACTCAAAGAGCGGTTCCGGAAAGAAATTAAAGCCGCCATGCCGGAGTTGCGGGTATCTTTCGAGCCTATAGAATTGACCGATAAAATTTTGAGCCAGGGTTCGCCTACGCCCATCGAAGTAAAAGTATCGGGCAAGAACAAAAAGCTCAATGAAGAGTATGCCCAAAAAGTAACGCAAAAACTAAAGCAAATTGCTTACCTCCGCGACGTGCAAATCGGGCAGGCCATTAAATACCCGACCATCAACATTAATATCGATCGTACTCGGGCTTCGCAGCTAGGTTTAAGCGTGTCGGATATTTCCCGGTCGCTGGTAGCTTCTACGTCGTCGTCCAGGTTTATCGAGAAAAACGTTTGGGTAGATGATAAAGCCAGCCAAACCTACAGCGTGCAGGTAGAAGTGCCGGAATACAACATGGCCAGTATCAACGATATCCGGGAAATCCCGTTGATGGCTAACCGCACCCGGCCGGTTTTAAGCGATGTTGCCGATATAGAACCAGCCACTTCTTACGGCGAAAACGACAACGTGGGTGTTTTACCGGTAATTTCGGTAACGGCTAATTTAAACCAAATAGACTTAGGTACGGCTTCGGCGGACGTGCAGGCGGCTATAAAAGCATTAGGTGAATTGCCCCGCGGCTTAACCATCGAAACTACTGGTTTATCCCGCACCCTCGACGAAACCCTGGATAGTTTGCAGTCGGGTTTACTGGTGGCCATTGTGGTGATTTTTTTAATGCTGGCTGCCAACTTTCAATCATTTAAAGTTTCGCTGGTGGTATTATCCACGGTACCGGCCGTAATCTTAGGTTCTCTAGCTTTGCTACTCTTAACCGGTTCTACGCTTAATTTACAATCGTACATGGGCATGATTATGTCGGTGGGCGTGTCGGTGTCTAATGCGGTTTTACTCGTAACCAATGCCGAACATTTGCGGCGGCACAACGGCAATGCGCTGGAGTCGGCGAAAGAAGCGGCGGCTTTGCGGCTGCGACCCATATTAATGACTAGTTTGGCCATGATTGCCGGTATGATTCCCATGGCCTCGGGTCTGGGCGAAGGCGGCGATCAGGCTTCGCCTTTGGGCCGGGCGGTAATTGGGGGCTTAATTGCTTCTACGTTTGCGGCTTTGCTTATTTTGCCGTTGGTTTTTGCCTGGGTGCAAGGTAAGGCCAGCACCCAATCCGTATCTTTAGATCCGGAAGACAAGGAAAGTAAATTTTATATTCCCTCACTCCATGAAAATTAATTTTTTAAAAATAAATGCTTTTTCGGGCAAAATAATAGTGGGTAGTAGTCTGGTGTTGCTCTCGTGTTTTTCCGGTTGTCACTCGGCCAATAGTAAAAACGAAGAAAATGCCGAAATGGTAGAAGCTCCTCCCGTAGAAGTGATTACGTTGCAAAAAGGAAAAATTTCTTCTAACCTACAGATTCCCGGCGAGCTGTTGCCCTTTCACCAGGTTGATTTGTACGCCAAGGAAAATAGTTACGTCCGGAAAATGTTCGTGGATGTGGGCTCGGAGGTAAAGCAAGGGCAATTGCTGGTGAGCCTAGAAGCGCCCGAACTAAACTCCCGGCTCGCCGAAACGCAGTCGCGGTTAAAATCGCAGGAAGCTTTGTATACCGCCAGTAAAGCGCATTATCAACGTCTTCTGGAAACCAGTAAAACGCCCGGCACCATTTCGCCCAACGACCTGGACCAAGCCTTAGCTAAACAGAATTCGGATTTTGCGCAGTTAGAAGCCGCGCAGGCAGCTTACCGGTCGGTAGTGGCTACCCGTAATTATCTGGAGATAAAGGCACCCTTTAACGGAGTGGTTACGGCTCGGAATGTCAGCGTCGGCGCTTACGTAGGGCCATCTGGTAAAGGCTCGGAGTTTCCTTTGTTAACCTTGCAGGAACAGAAAAAACTGCGTTTAGTGGTATCGGTGCCGGAAATGTACACCGGCCTGTTAAGCAAGCAAGACCAGGTAACGTTTAAAGTGAAATCCTTACCGAACGAAGAATTCAAAGCCCAGGTAAAACGCATGGCCGGGGCGCTGGATACCCGTTTACGCGCCGAGCGCCTGGAAATGGACGTAGCCAATACTAACGGTAAACTATTACCGGGGATGTACGCCGAAGTAAACCTACCTTTACCCGCCAAAGACAGCACCTTTGTGGTGCCTACCAGTGCGGTAGTGGCTTCTACCGAGAAAATATTTGTAATTAAAGTAGCCGATCATAAAGCCCAGTGGGTAGAGGTTCATAAAGGCCGCCAAGCAGAGGAGAAAGTAGAAATCTACGGAAATCTAAATCCCGGTGACCAGTTGGTAACCGTTGCAACGGATGAAATACGCGATGGCTCGGAGTTGCCGCGGGTACAATTAGGGCAGTAAGTTTTCGCTAGCGCGAGTGTGCTGTTTGTGCTTGCTGTATTAGTTTGCATAGATGATAAATATGGCGCGTATTTACATCGTGCTTTGCTATTTCCCTTACTATGGCGCGGAAGTTACTTCCGTGACTTGCAGATTCTCGTTCGCATAGCCGCTGTACCAGCCCTTTCGAATCAAGTTAGCTTAAAAAGTTCTCGTTCGCATAGCTACAGTCCTAGCATTAGTTTCTTATTGAAGTTGTTTCATTGCTAAGGTTCTGTTCTTTTTGTCTTGACACAAAAAGAACCAAAAAAAGTCAAGACGCTAAAAATTCGCTGAACGCTCGGACAGTTTAGCGTCAATACTTGCACCTGGTTACCGCTGTTTATTTCATAGTAGATTAGCAGATTTTTAAATTTTTTAAAATTTAAAAATCTTTAAATACTGGTGCGAGCGTCCACGCTCGCGATAGGTTAAGGGCGTATAAATACCTTTTAGAGAGATAAGAATAATTTTATTAAGTGACTGGAACCACAACAAAGTTTAACTTTCGTGGATGCGCGGGTAGTTAATTTTTATTAAAGTTATTTAGAGCAGAACCCAAACAACAATCCCCAACTATCATGACAGTTTGGGATTGTTGTTTAAATCATTCAGAAATCAAAAATTTAAAATTCTAAAAATTTAAAAGATTATAGGCGGTAAGCTAGTTCGGTGGTGCCGCCGGAAGTGCTCATTTTAACCGGAATGCCGCCGCCATTTACGGTACCTTTTACCCGGCGGGTGTCGGAGGTGCCGTTAAAGTTGGTTAAAGCGGTTTTTACCCGGTTGCCTTCTAAATCCAAATCCAGGCCTTCGCCGCCAGGGATGGTGGCGTGCACACTGCCGCCGCTGGTTTCCAGGGTTAAATATTTGCCTAAACTGGTAATATCGGCATGGATGCTGCCGCCGCTGGTGTGGGCATCAATGTCGCCGGCTATGTCGTGTAACTGAATGCTGCCGCCGCTGGTATGGGCTTTTACCCGGCCTTTGGCATCTTTAATGGTAATAGAACCGCCACTGGTTTGCGCATTTAAGTTACCTTGGTAATCATCCAGCGTAATGCTGCCACCGCTGGTATGGGCATTCATGTTGCCTTTTATATTTTTAAAATCGAGGCTGCCTCCGCTGGTCTTTACTTCTTGATCGCCGGTAACGGAGGCCAGATTGATGCTGCCGCCGCTGGTGTGCAGGTTGCAAGCCATTTGCTCCGGCACCTCAATTTCAAAACCAATGCTTAGGGCGTCTTCCTTGTTCCAACCTTTATCTTTACGTTCGGCAATGGCGTAAATGGTATTACCTTCCTGGCGCACATCAATGGTGTATTTGGCCAGGGCTTCCGGCGACGGGGCATCTAATCTTTTTTTCCAGTTGGCGGGGGTAACAAACACCATTACTTTAACCTGGTTGCCAGAGCCACCGGTTACTTTAATGCTGCCACCCGAGGTTTTGGCTTGCAGCTTGCCCACTCCATTTAAAGTAAATTCTTTTACCTGAAAAGGTTTTTTATCTAATGCCAGGCTGGCGAAACTGGTTGCCAAAGTGGCCAGGGTGAGCAACAAGGCGAAAGAGTATGCGGTAATCTTTTTCATAGCGGTTTATTTTAGGATGATTAATTGAATAAGGGTGATTTACTAACTTAGATGCTGCTTAGATGCCGAAGGTTGCCTGATTACACAAGCTTTCTTCGTTAATTTTTAAGTAGTAAAAAGTAGTAAGCGCAATTACGGTTTAATACTTATTTAAATGCCAACATAAGTATTGGCCTTAGTTTAAGTTTGTGTTTTGATTATGTTAATAAGTTTACAGTTAGTAAATTATTAAATATATCGATAAGGTTGGCCTGAGCTGCATTTTTTATTTAGCGCTACAAAAGAGTGAAAATAGATCAATAAGTCTAGGCTGTTAATGGAAATGCAATGAAGCTTTATCAATCCATAAAAATCAAAATAGGGGTTAGTGCCGTATGGCTGATAGGATGTTGTTTGGGGTAAGTAAAGGGTAGGAAATATTTATTTTACCAATATGCCGATTATCTTTTTACCTTAACTTGCAAACCATATTAGCAGTAGCTACCAAATTTTTTAAAAATTTAAATTCTTTGCCCGAAAAAATTATTAAAATAGGCATTACCGGACCAGAATCTACGGGTAAATCTACCTTAGCCGAGCAATTAGCCAATCATTACGGAGCTGTATGGGTTCCGGAATACGCCCGCGAATACCTGGCCAATTTACAAAGGCCGTACACGCAAACGGATGTAGCGCAAATTGCCTCCGGGCAGTTGGCCCGCATGGACCAGGCCTTAAAGCAAAACCCTAAACTTATTTTCTTTGATACCGAATTAATAGTTTTAAAAATATGGCTGGAAAACGCTTACGGCACTAGTCCGGATTGGCTGCGGCAAGCCATTGAGCAACAAAATATAGATTTGTACCTGCTCATGGATATTGATTTACCCTGGGAACCCGATCCGCAACGCGAGCACCCGCACCTGCGGCAGTTTTTTTACGATTGGTACCAGCGCGAATTAAAAGCCCATAAGTTTAACTTTGTCACTATTTCCGGATCTTACCAACACCGGTTACAAGCTGCCCGCCAACAAATAGATAAGTTGCTGGCAAGTAATTAGACTTTAGATACTAGATGTTAGACTTTTGGTATTTAAACAACAGGGCTACGCCAAATTATGAAATAAGAATTAATGCGCTCTGCTTTTCTCTACCAAATGAAAACTTGCGACTTTTAACTTAATACTTTCTACGTAAAACCTGTAACCTGCAACCTGTAACCTAAAACCTCCCATGATGCATACCCTACAAAACAGTACTTACCAGATTGGCGTGCAGGAACACGGCGCCGAATTGTGCAGTTTTAAAAATACGCAAACCGGTTTAGAATATATCTGGCAAGCCAATCCGGCTATCTGGGCGCGGCATGCTCCGGTTCTATTCCCGACGGTAGGTAAACTCAAAAATAACCAATACACATATCAGGGTAAAAACTATACCTTGCCGCAACACGGTTTTGCCCGCGACTTTCCGTTTGTTCTGGAAAGCAAAATCGAAAACGCTTTAACTTTTTTGCTGGAGCAATCCAAAGCTTCGTTGGCTAATTATCCTTTTAATTTCCGGTTGTATATTCGTTATCAACTAGATGAAAATGCTTTAACGGTATCTTATCGGGTTGAAAATCCGAATAGCCATGATCTGTATTTTTCTTTGGGCGCTCATCCGGGTTTTACTTGTCCTTTGTTCCCCAAGGAACAGTTCTCAGATTATTACTTAGAATTGGAGCAGCCTGAAAATTTAGAAAGATACTTACTCGATGCTGGCTTGCAGAATGGCGCTACAGAACCGGTGCCGCTGGAAAATAAGAAGCAATTGCCGCTTACCTATGAATTGTTCGAGAAAGATGCCATTGTTTTAAAAAATTTAAAATCCCGGAAGATTTCTTTACGCAGCCGTAACCACGAACATGGCCTGGATTTTTTATTCCCAAACTATCCCTATTTTGGCATCTGGACTAAAGAGAAAAATGCGCCCTTTATTTGCCTGGAGCCCTGGCACGGCATTGCCGACAGCGTGAACAGTTCCGGTGAACTTACCCAGAAAGAAGGCATTATAATGCTGCCTCCCGGTCAGGATTTTACTTGTGCGTATACGATTGTTGTAAGGTAGAAGGAAATGTAATATTAACAGGATTTGAATGTATTCAATCAAAAAAGCTTTTGCTCTGATGGATGAAACCTCAGGGCAAAAGCTTTTTTAATTTTTACGATTTTCTACTCAGGAATATACTAACACGCCATCTTCGCGCACAAAAATGCGGGGCGTAGGCTTATTATAGTCCGGTTCAAAATCACTTACTGGCAGGGAAATGCCCGGCGGTAAATCCAGGTCTGGTAAGTCTAAACCAATTGGCTCGCCACCATCATCGTCACTGCCTTCTGACGAAGGTCTATTGTATTTGCGGCGGGGCATCACAATAAAATATGCCAATATCGTAAGCACCGCAAAGGTATAAAGTAGTGAAATTAACATAATATTTAGTCACTATTAAAGGTTAATCTGCATAAAAAGCCATAATGATGTAACGTAATACCCCCTAAGAGGTTTTTAGTTTGGGTCCTGATTCCCAAAGTATTTTATTACTCTAGTTCAAGATAACAAGATAACAATTAAAAAGTATAATGGATATAAAATTTGTAATAAAAAAAAATGCCGCTACCTTTGGCGCAGTTTAGGGGTGCCTTATAATTTCAGGCTGAGATCATACCCATTGAACCTGATCCGGGTAATGCCGGCGAAGGGAAAAACGGATTTTCTTTTTTACTGCTCTTTTGTCGGGCACTCCTGCTTCTATTTTTAAAAATAAAAAATTTAGCGGGATGAAACACGCACTTTTACTTAGTTTTTTAATTTTTTGCCCTTTATTTGTTTTTGCCCAGTTTACCGTAACTGGCCAGATTACCGAAGCCGGTTCCCAAAAGCCTTTGGTGGGAGCCACCGTGCAAATTAATCAAACCGGCACCATTACCAACGAGCAAGGGTATTACGAGTTAAACGCCATTCCCTCCGGAAAGCAAGTATTGCAGGTATCGTACGTGGGCTACGAAGCCAGTAAAACGGAAATTACCGTTAATCAAAATACTACGCGTAACTTAACGCTCAACCTCAGCAGCATCCGGGCCAACGAAGTGGTAATACAGGCTACCCGCGCCAACGATAAAACCGGTACTACTTTTACCAACGTCAGCAAAGAGCAAATTGCCGCCCGCAATTTTGGGCAGGATTTACCTTATTTGCTGGAGCAAACGCCTTCGGTAGTAGTTAATTCCGATGCGGGTGCCGGTGTGGGGTATACGGGTATCCGCATCCGGGGCTCCGATATTACCCGCATTAACGTTACGGTAAATGGTATTCCGGTAAACGATGCCGAGTCGCACGGGGCTTTTTTCGTGAATATGCCGGATTTAGCTTCGTCGGTGCAGGATATGCAGGTGCAACGGGGCGTAGGAACTTCTACCAATGGCGCTGGTGCCTTTGGGGCCAGCATCAACATGCGCACCATAGGGGTAAACCGCGAAGCCTATGCCGAAGTCAACAATACCTTTGGGTCTTATAACACCTGGAAGCATACCGTTGCTTTTGGTACTGGTTTAATTAATAACAAGTTTACGGTGGATGGCCGCTTATCCCGGATTTCGTCGGATGGTTACGTCGACCGGGCTTTTTCCAAATTAAAGTCGTACTACCTGGCGGCGGGTTACAACGGTAAATCGGGCATGCTCAAATTTGTTACTTTCTCGGGGCAGGAGCAAACCTATCAAGCCTGGAATGGGGTACCCGAAGATTCGCTTAAAACCAATCGGCGGTATAATTCTTTAACCTACGACAACGAAACTGATAATTACCAGCAAGATCACTACCAACTGCATTATTCTAAAACTTTCGGGCCGCAGTTTGATTTTGGTGGCGCTTTTCATTTAACCCGCGGCAAAGGCTACTACGAACAATACA
The sequence above is a segment of the Adhaeribacter swui genome. Coding sequences within it:
- a CDS encoding AAA family ATPase, with the translated sequence MQTILAVATKFFKNLNSLPEKIIKIGITGPESTGKSTLAEQLANHYGAVWVPEYAREYLANLQRPYTQTDVAQIASGQLARMDQALKQNPKLIFFDTELIVLKIWLENAYGTSPDWLRQAIEQQNIDLYLLMDIDLPWEPDPQREHPHLRQFFYDWYQRELKAHKFNFVTISGSYQHRLQAARQQIDKLLASN
- a CDS encoding aldose 1-epimerase family protein, producing MMHTLQNSTYQIGVQEHGAELCSFKNTQTGLEYIWQANPAIWARHAPVLFPTVGKLKNNQYTYQGKNYTLPQHGFARDFPFVLESKIENALTFLLEQSKASLANYPFNFRLYIRYQLDENALTVSYRVENPNSHDLYFSLGAHPGFTCPLFPKEQFSDYYLELEQPENLERYLLDAGLQNGATEPVPLENKKQLPLTYELFEKDAIVLKNLKSRKISLRSRNHEHGLDFLFPNYPYFGIWTKEKNAPFICLEPWHGIADSVNSSGELTQKEGIIMLPPGQDFTCAYTIVVR
- a CDS encoding efflux RND transporter periplasmic adaptor subunit; amino-acid sequence: MKINFLKINAFSGKIIVGSSLVLLSCFSGCHSANSKNEENAEMVEAPPVEVITLQKGKISSNLQIPGELLPFHQVDLYAKENSYVRKMFVDVGSEVKQGQLLVSLEAPELNSRLAETQSRLKSQEALYTASKAHYQRLLETSKTPGTISPNDLDQALAKQNSDFAQLEAAQAAYRSVVATRNYLEIKAPFNGVVTARNVSVGAYVGPSGKGSEFPLLTLQEQKKLRLVVSVPEMYTGLLSKQDQVTFKVKSLPNEEFKAQVKRMAGALDTRLRAERLEMDVANTNGKLLPGMYAEVNLPLPAKDSTFVVPTSAVVASTEKIFVIKVADHKAQWVEVHKGRQAEEKVEIYGNLNPGDQLVTVATDEIRDGSELPRVQLGQ
- a CDS encoding DUF4097 family beta strand repeat-containing protein, yielding MKKITAYSFALLLTLATLATSFASLALDKKPFQVKEFTLNGVGKLQAKTSGGSIKVTGGSGNQVKVMVFVTPANWKKRLDAPSPEALAKYTIDVRQEGNTIYAIAERKDKGWNKEDALSIGFEIEVPEQMACNLHTSGGSINLASVTGDQEVKTSGGSLDFKNIKGNMNAHTSGGSITLDDYQGNLNAQTSGGSITIKDAKGRVKAHTSGGSIQLHDIAGDIDAHTSGGSIHADITSLGKYLTLETSGGSVHATIPGGEGLDLDLEGNRVKTALTNFNGTSDTRRVKGTVNGGGIPVKMSTSGGTTELAYRL